A region of the Kribbella sp. NBC_01245 genome:
CACGGTGATGAACTGCCTCGCCCTGCAGGACTTCCTGGAGAAGCTCGGCATCGAGACGCGCGTGCAGACCGCCATCACGATGGGCCAGGTCGCCGAGCCGTACATCCCGCGCAAGGCCGACCGGCACCTGTCCAAGGGCCGCGTGGTGATCTTCGGCGCCGGTTCCGGCATGCCGTACTTCTCCACCGACACGGTCGCCGCCCAGCGCGCGCTGGAGATCGGCGCCGAGGCGTTGCTGATGGGTAAGCAGGGTGTGGACGGGGTCTACGACTCCGACCCCAAGAAGAACCCGGACGCGGTTAAGTTCGACGGCCTGTCCTACGACGACTTCCTCGCGCGCGGTCTCAAGGTGGCCGACGCCACCG
Encoded here:
- the pyrH gene encoding UMP kinase, which translates into the protein MEKRQRVLLKLSGEVFGGGKLGVDPDVVNSIAKQIAEVVRGGVQVAIVVGGGNFFRGAELQQRGMERNRADYMGMLGTVMNCLALQDFLEKLGIETRVQTAITMGQVAEPYIPRKADRHLSKGRVVIFGAGSGMPYFSTDTVAAQRALEIGAEALLMGKQGVDGVYDSDPKKNPDAVKFDGLSYDDFLARGLKVADATAISLARDNALPIVIFGLEEGNIARVIRGEKIGTIVSAGR